A DNA window from Pseudomonas sp. B21-056 contains the following coding sequences:
- the sbcB gene encoding exodeoxyribonuclease I, with the protein MTSIFWYDYETTGIDPRCDRPLQVAGIRTDFELNEIDEPVNLYCRPSDDILPHPAACAITGISPACLAEKGLSEADFMTRVHQQLAAPGTCGAGYNTLRFDDEMTRYSLYRNFFDPYAREWQGGNSRWDLIDLVRAAYALRPDGIVWPQEDGRVTLKLERLTAANGIDHGQAHDALSDVRATIALARLIRQKQPRLYDWLFQLRSKQKVMDQIRLLQPMVHVSGRFSAARNYIGVVLPLAWHPKNRNALIVCDLHLDPQGLLDHDADILRQRLYTRREELLEGELPVPLKLIHINKCPVVAPLSVLRAEDRQRLQLDMEGLQQRVLQLSDARQVWQDKLQAIYGREDFTASEDPEQQLYTGFLGDRDRRLCEQVRMADPAHLAQERWPFDDERLPELLFRYRARNFPDTLNPEEQGRWRLFCQQRLSSPEWGAPNTLESFDEAMGEWLALSTPVQREVLLEWQGYSQQLRKRLSL; encoded by the coding sequence GTGACCTCCATCTTCTGGTACGACTACGAAACCACCGGCATCGATCCACGCTGCGACCGACCTTTGCAGGTGGCGGGCATCCGTACCGATTTCGAGCTCAATGAAATCGACGAACCGGTGAACCTGTATTGCCGGCCGAGCGACGACATCCTGCCCCATCCGGCGGCCTGTGCGATTACCGGAATCAGCCCGGCGTGCCTGGCTGAAAAAGGTTTGAGCGAAGCCGATTTCATGACCCGTGTCCACCAGCAACTGGCCGCGCCCGGTACCTGCGGCGCCGGGTACAACACCCTGCGTTTCGACGATGAAATGACCCGCTACAGCCTCTATCGGAATTTTTTCGACCCGTATGCGCGGGAATGGCAGGGCGGCAACAGCCGTTGGGACTTGATCGACCTAGTGCGCGCCGCCTATGCGCTGCGCCCCGATGGTATTGTCTGGCCGCAAGAGGATGGCCGGGTCACCCTCAAGCTCGAGCGCCTCACCGCCGCCAATGGCATCGACCATGGCCAGGCTCACGATGCATTGTCGGACGTGCGCGCGACAATTGCCCTGGCTCGCCTGATCCGCCAGAAACAACCACGGCTCTATGACTGGCTGTTCCAGTTGCGCAGTAAACAGAAAGTGATGGACCAGATCCGCCTGTTACAGCCTATGGTGCATGTTTCCGGGCGTTTCTCGGCTGCGCGAAACTACATCGGTGTGGTTTTGCCACTGGCCTGGCATCCCAAGAACCGCAATGCCCTGATTGTCTGCGACCTGCACCTGGATCCCCAGGGGCTGCTGGACCACGATGCGGACATCTTGCGGCAGCGTCTATATACCCGCCGCGAGGAACTGCTCGAGGGAGAGTTGCCAGTGCCGCTCAAACTCATTCATATCAACAAATGCCCGGTGGTCGCGCCGCTGTCGGTGCTGCGTGCCGAGGACCGGCAGCGACTGCAACTGGACATGGAGGGATTGCAGCAACGGGTGTTGCAGCTAAGTGATGCCCGGCAAGTTTGGCAGGACAAACTTCAGGCCATTTATGGCCGCGAGGACTTCACCGCCAGCGAGGACCCCGAGCAACAGTTATACACAGGCTTCCTCGGTGATCGCGATCGCCGTTTATGTGAACAAGTCCGCATGGCCGACCCGGCTCATTTGGCGCAAGAGCGCTGGCCTTTCGATGATGAACGTTTGCCCGAATTATTATTCCGATATCGAGCACGTAACTTTCCAGATACGTTGAATCCAGAAGAGCAGGGGCGTTGGAGGCTGTTCTGTCAGCAACGGCTGTCATCACCGGAGTGGGGCGCGCCCAATACCCTGGAAAGTTTTGATGAAGCGATGGGCGAGTGGCTGGCGCTTTCCACGCCGGTGCAGCGAGAGGTGCTTCTGGAATGGCAAGGTTACAGCCAGCAATTGCGCAAGCGTTTAAGTCTTTGA
- a CDS encoding RDD family protein: MLETPALQRNATLPPPLDTRYQVETPEGIDLPLRPAGLMPRALAFAIDLGIRGLILGFLFGILAFFGDLGIGLGSILLFVVSWWYMVLFEVLRQGCSPGKQMMGLRVVQDDGRPIGWSASLIRNLLRFVDMLPFGYTFGAISCLQHPAFKRLGDLAAGTLVVYREQPVKRPALPLAQPVRPPFALSLNEQRAVLGFAERQAELSEARVGELAAILAAPLNVAPPRAVAELNGIARGLLGPT, encoded by the coding sequence ATGCTCGAGACACCAGCACTGCAAAGGAACGCGACGCTGCCACCGCCACTGGACACGCGGTATCAGGTCGAGACGCCCGAAGGCATCGACCTGCCACTGCGCCCGGCAGGGTTGATGCCTCGCGCCCTGGCCTTTGCCATCGACCTGGGCATACGCGGTCTGATCCTGGGCTTTCTGTTCGGCATCCTCGCATTCTTCGGTGACCTGGGTATCGGCCTGGGCTCCATCCTGCTGTTCGTTGTCAGTTGGTGGTACATGGTGCTGTTCGAGGTGCTGCGCCAGGGATGCTCGCCCGGCAAGCAGATGATGGGGTTGCGGGTGGTACAGGACGACGGTCGTCCCATCGGCTGGTCCGCCTCGCTGATCCGCAACCTGTTGCGTTTCGTCGACATGCTGCCCTTCGGCTACACCTTCGGGGCGATCAGTTGCCTGCAGCACCCGGCCTTCAAACGCCTGGGCGACCTGGCGGCCGGCACGCTGGTGGTGTATCGCGAGCAACCGGTCAAGCGCCCCGCATTACCATTGGCACAACCGGTACGCCCGCCCTTTGCCCTGAGCCTGAACGAGCAACGCGCCGTGCTGGGTTTCGCCGAGCGTCAGGCAGAACTTTCCGAAGCCAGGGTCGGCGAACTGGCGGCCATCCTGGCTGCGCCACTGAACGTTGCGCCACCGCGAGCCGTGGCCGAGCTCAACGGCATCGCCCGCGGCCTGCTGGGGCCGACATGA
- a CDS encoding stage II sporulation protein M produces the protein MKQSLFESRHQGEWEQLSQQLDQLERSRNVPQSSEFPQAYRRLCQHLALAQARGYSSLLVDALQQLALRGHQQLYRDSSRPSASLSAFILAGFPRLVREQWRFVLAASLMFLGSLVGIGLLVYLFPDLVYSVLGTEEISQIRSMYDPTAGHLGRSIERAASEDWAMFGYYIMHNIGIAFQTFASGMMFGLGSAFFLFFNGLTIGAVAGHLTQIGSGGTFWSFVIGHGAFELTAIALAGAAGLQLGWALIAPGRLTRGEALRFAAGKSVSMIGGVILFLLMAAFIEAYWSSSAVTPAVKYTVGALLWLLVISYLLFAGRRHHAAE, from the coding sequence ATGAAGCAAAGCCTGTTCGAGAGCCGTCACCAAGGGGAATGGGAACAACTGTCCCAGCAACTCGATCAACTGGAGCGTAGCCGCAATGTGCCCCAGAGCAGCGAGTTCCCCCAAGCCTACCGCCGGCTCTGCCAGCACTTGGCGCTGGCCCAGGCGCGGGGCTACAGCAGCCTGCTGGTCGATGCCCTGCAACAACTTGCGTTGCGCGGTCACCAGCAGCTCTACCGGGACAGCAGTCGGCCATCGGCCAGTCTGTCGGCGTTCATCCTGGCCGGCTTTCCCCGGCTGGTGCGTGAACAATGGCGGTTCGTGCTGGCGGCCAGCCTGATGTTCCTCGGCAGCCTGGTCGGCATCGGGCTGCTGGTCTATCTGTTCCCCGACCTGGTCTACAGCGTGCTGGGCACCGAAGAGATCAGCCAGATCCGCAGCATGTACGACCCGACCGCCGGCCACCTGGGGCGTTCGATCGAACGGGCGGCCAGCGAGGACTGGGCCATGTTCGGCTACTACATCATGCATAACATCGGCATCGCTTTTCAGACGTTTGCCAGCGGCATGATGTTTGGCCTGGGCAGTGCGTTTTTCCTTTTCTTCAATGGCCTGACCATCGGCGCGGTCGCCGGGCACCTGACCCAGATCGGCTCCGGAGGCACGTTCTGGTCGTTCGTGATCGGGCACGGTGCCTTCGAACTCACCGCCATCGCCCTGGCCGGCGCGGCGGGCCTGCAACTGGGCTGGGCACTGATCGCTCCTGGACGCCTCACCCGGGGCGAAGCCCTGCGGTTCGCCGCGGGCAAAAGCGTGTCGATGATCGGCGGGGTCATACTGTTCCTGCTCATGGCCGCGTTCATCGAAGCCTATTGGTCCTCCAGCGCGGTGACACCCGCCGTCAAGTACACGGTCGGCGCACTGTTGTGGCTGCTGGTGATCAGTTACCTGCTGTTTGCCGGACGGAGACACCATGCGGCTGAGTGA
- a CDS encoding DUF4129 domain-containing protein produces MRLSDATVAIRPRTSWEAMDLGVLMSQQHRWLLMTSWAIVTLPIYALLCLLLWDSPSVVVLVFWWLKPAFDRLPLYILSKALFGETPTLKQALRQWPALLKPQLFASLTWRRLSLSRSFLMPVVQLEGLAGDARALRLRVLLQRNGRAARWLTVIGVHLETVLWFGLMALFYLLVPQQAELEWDWQKLIATTEQDWLWFEHLVNALYPLLLILWEPVYVACGFSLYLNRRTVLEAWDIELVFRRLRQRLSSAAPVLMLLALVLLPLAPPAWADEDSIAPDSPRLLNQPLTSEASRDSIKAILEAPPFKNPETVTRYRFGEDTAESSEAGETPGWLKAFFQWLGRQRYEAAAALIQVLLWAALAGAITWLAWRYRESFQALGQHRPIKRLPVERPAPPRMFGLDIREESLPDDVAARVEQLWNSDPRDALGLLYRALLSRLHHQFGVALKAADTEGQVLQRVEQLQHENLLAFSRNLTLHWQNIAYGHRIPPPALQQELCDGWRGLFDEGASR; encoded by the coding sequence ATGCGGCTGAGTGATGCCACCGTCGCCATCCGTCCGCGTACCTCCTGGGAAGCCATGGACCTGGGCGTGCTGATGAGCCAGCAACATCGATGGCTGCTGATGACCAGTTGGGCCATCGTCACGCTGCCGATCTACGCGCTGCTGTGCCTGTTGTTGTGGGATTCGCCGTCCGTGGTGGTGCTGGTGTTCTGGTGGTTGAAACCGGCCTTCGACCGCCTGCCGCTGTACATCCTGTCCAAGGCACTGTTTGGCGAAACGCCGACGTTGAAACAGGCCTTGCGCCAGTGGCCCGCATTGCTCAAGCCGCAACTGTTCGCCAGCCTGACCTGGCGAAGGCTGAGCCTGAGTCGCAGTTTCCTGATGCCGGTGGTGCAACTGGAAGGGCTCGCCGGTGATGCACGAGCGCTACGCCTGCGGGTATTGCTGCAACGCAACGGGCGTGCAGCGCGATGGCTGACGGTGATCGGCGTGCACCTGGAAACCGTCTTGTGGTTCGGCCTGATGGCCCTGTTCTACCTGCTCGTGCCACAACAGGCCGAACTGGAATGGGACTGGCAGAAGCTGATTGCGACGACCGAGCAGGACTGGTTGTGGTTCGAGCATCTGGTCAACGCCCTGTATCCCCTGCTGCTGATCCTCTGGGAGCCGGTGTACGTCGCCTGCGGCTTCAGCCTCTACCTCAACCGGCGCACGGTGCTCGAGGCCTGGGACATCGAACTGGTGTTCCGGCGACTGCGCCAGCGCCTGAGCAGCGCAGCCCCGGTGCTGATGCTGCTGGCGCTGGTCCTGCTGCCGCTGGCCCCCCCAGCCTGGGCCGACGAAGACAGCATCGCCCCCGACAGCCCGCGGCTGCTCAACCAGCCCCTGACCAGCGAGGCTTCCAGGGACAGCATCAAGGCGATCCTCGAAGCCCCGCCGTTCAAGAATCCGGAAACGGTCACCCGTTATCGTTTCGGCGAAGACACCGCCGAATCGAGCGAGGCCGGGGAAACGCCGGGCTGGCTCAAGGCTTTTTTCCAATGGTTGGGCCGTCAGCGCTACGAAGCTGCCGCCGCGCTGATTCAGGTCCTGCTCTGGGCCGCACTGGCGGGGGCGATTACCTGGCTGGCCTGGCGCTATCGTGAAAGCTTCCAGGCCCTGGGCCAACACCGGCCGATAAAACGCCTGCCCGTGGAGCGCCCGGCACCGCCCCGGATGTTCGGCCTGGACATTCGTGAAGAAAGCCTGCCCGACGACGTCGCGGCCCGCGTCGAGCAGTTATGGAACAGCGATCCCCGTGACGCCCTGGGCCTGCTGTATCGGGCCCTGCTCAGCCGCTTGCATCATCAGTTCGGCGTAGCCTTGAAAGCGGCCGACACCGAAGGCCAGGTGCTGCAACGCGTCGAACAGCTCCAGCATGAAAACCTGCTGGCGTTCAGCAGGAATCTGACCCTGCACTGGCAGAACATTGCCTATGGGCACCGCATACCGCCCCCAGCTCTGCAGCAGGAACTGTGCGACGGCTGGCGCGGGTTGTTCGATGAAGGAGCATCGCGATGA
- a CDS encoding DUF4350 domain-containing protein, giving the protein MNRRAGWLAAILIVVALVGALVMYLYRSAVPYQETVDYGPSPEAQANPYLAAEHFLRQHGVAVEHANNLDVLPTLEPHQRTLLLLGERTNMTPRQVDQLMNWTRAGGRLLFVAEALWDDSTGSSGDLLLDRVQLRQSLSSELKEPPPELIKDPYPKLTKLYLEDEEAPAYVGFDTDFHLEDPKNIAQAWANSALSTHMMQLNHGQGSITVITDAELWKNDQIEQYDNAWLLWYLSADTTVTLLFNIDHDSLLTLLLRYFPQALVALVALIALWLWHSAIRHGPLQQPSPKARRQLEEHVQASAGFHLRHNGRQHLLQTLQQDVLRRARHRHPGFEQLAVAEQWQVLARLSRQPTRAISQALSPRPKQRMSSAEFCRQVAHLQTLRNAL; this is encoded by the coding sequence ATGAACCGCCGCGCAGGGTGGCTGGCCGCGATACTGATTGTCGTCGCGCTGGTGGGGGCGCTGGTCATGTACCTCTACCGCAGCGCGGTGCCCTATCAGGAAACCGTCGATTACGGCCCGTCCCCCGAGGCCCAGGCCAATCCCTACCTGGCCGCCGAGCACTTCCTGCGCCAGCACGGCGTGGCGGTCGAGCACGCCAACAACCTGGACGTCCTGCCTACCCTCGAACCCCATCAGCGCACCCTGTTGCTGCTGGGCGAGCGGACGAACATGACGCCACGGCAAGTCGACCAGTTGATGAACTGGACCCGAGCCGGTGGTCGCCTGCTGTTTGTTGCCGAAGCCCTGTGGGATGACAGCACCGGCAGCAGCGGCGACCTGCTGCTGGACCGCGTGCAACTGCGCCAGTCCTTGAGCAGCGAACTCAAGGAGCCGCCCCCCGAGCTGATCAAGGATCCCTACCCCAAGCTGACCAAGTTGTACCTGGAGGACGAAGAAGCGCCCGCCTATGTCGGCTTCGACACCGACTTTCACCTCGAAGACCCGAAGAACATCGCCCAGGCCTGGGCCAACAGCGCGCTGTCGACCCACATGATGCAACTGAACCATGGCCAGGGCTCGATCACCGTGATCACCGACGCCGAGCTGTGGAAGAACGACCAGATCGAGCAGTACGACAACGCCTGGCTGCTCTGGTACCTGAGCGCCGATACCACCGTCACGTTGCTGTTCAATATCGACCACGACAGCCTGCTGACCCTGCTGCTGCGGTATTTCCCCCAGGCACTGGTGGCGCTGGTGGCGTTGATTGCCCTTTGGCTCTGGCACTCGGCGATACGCCACGGCCCGCTCCAACAACCGTCCCCCAAAGCCCGACGCCAACTGGAAGAACATGTGCAGGCCAGTGCCGGTTTCCATCTGCGCCACAACGGCCGGCAGCACCTGCTGCAAACCTTGCAACAGGATGTGCTGCGCCGGGCGCGGCATCGTCATCCCGGTTTCGAACAACTGGCCGTCGCCGAACAATGGCAAGTGCTCGCACGCCTCAGCCGCCAACCCACGCGAGCCATCAGCCAGGCCTTGAGCCCCCGGCCGAAACAGCGCATGTCCAGCGCCGAGTTCTGCCGCCAGGTCGCCCATCTGCAAACCCTCAGGAATGCCTTATGA
- a CDS encoding DUF6088 family protein, protein MKLEERMARSIKQRASVVVLRSDFAKMGSDSQVGRVLARFVEDGMLIRVSKGAFAKTRINKFTGKPTPAGTLEMIAAELFRKLKISVEPSSLVSEYNSGKSTQIPMGATVNTGRRRISRKVTVGDSTLTYEKNSRRAEV, encoded by the coding sequence ATGAAACTTGAAGAACGCATGGCCCGCTCGATCAAGCAGCGCGCAAGCGTGGTCGTTCTGCGCTCGGATTTCGCCAAGATGGGGAGTGACTCTCAGGTCGGACGAGTGCTGGCTCGCTTTGTGGAGGACGGAATGCTCATCCGTGTGAGCAAGGGAGCGTTCGCCAAGACCCGCATCAACAAGTTCACCGGCAAGCCAACCCCTGCGGGGACACTGGAAATGATCGCAGCGGAGCTCTTCCGCAAGCTCAAGATTTCTGTGGAACCCAGCTCGCTCGTTTCGGAGTACAACAGCGGCAAATCGACCCAGATCCCTATGGGAGCGACTGTCAATACAGGACGTCGACGCATTTCGCGAAAAGTGACGGTAGGAGATAGCACCCTAACTTATGAAAAAAATTCCAGACGAGCTGAAGTCTGA
- a CDS encoding nucleotidyl transferase AbiEii/AbiGii toxin family protein produces MKKIPDELKSDIEDAATAGLLGNLPAVVAEKDQHITDVLRVLAQIQMTHTAQQRDRRKGDSEPASITLVTRLIFAGGTCLSKAYGLIERMSEDIDIKVMLEEVPQGYALQKGDRGRLKDLQREVERCLTEMGFEHVVHDDNENPVLRDSRRYYCLLVSYGAHFQDVSGVLRPQLKLELIHRPPMLAAETREMGYMLDQFVPREVPERFSMTCITVAETLAEKVLSLLRRCAWDWDGNQRGEFDTALVRHVYDVWRIAGSQPDAIEPASQIFAALVQKDAEEFKGQHPEFDQAPYTVLRRSLASAATHEGLKMNFEQRLKPLLYAVDKPDFQTCYVAFAAVAERLLNQNQLR; encoded by the coding sequence ATGAAAAAAATTCCAGACGAGCTGAAGTCTGATATCGAAGATGCCGCCACTGCCGGATTACTGGGGAATCTACCCGCCGTTGTAGCTGAAAAAGACCAGCACATCACCGACGTACTGCGAGTGCTAGCGCAAATCCAGATGACGCACACTGCGCAGCAAAGGGATCGTCGGAAGGGAGATAGCGAGCCGGCGTCGATCACCCTGGTCACACGATTGATCTTCGCTGGCGGCACCTGCCTTTCGAAAGCTTATGGCCTGATCGAACGGATGTCTGAAGACATTGATATCAAGGTCATGCTGGAGGAAGTACCGCAAGGCTACGCACTACAAAAAGGAGATCGAGGGCGTCTGAAGGATTTGCAACGCGAGGTGGAGCGCTGTCTGACAGAAATGGGCTTCGAGCACGTGGTCCATGATGACAATGAAAACCCGGTCCTGCGCGACAGCCGACGCTACTACTGCTTATTGGTTTCCTACGGTGCGCATTTTCAGGATGTGTCTGGCGTGCTTCGCCCACAACTCAAGCTTGAACTGATTCATAGGCCCCCGATGCTGGCCGCCGAGACGCGCGAAATGGGGTATATGCTTGACCAGTTTGTCCCTCGCGAAGTACCCGAGCGCTTTTCCATGACGTGTATCACGGTGGCAGAAACACTGGCTGAAAAGGTACTGTCGCTGCTACGCCGCTGCGCCTGGGATTGGGATGGAAATCAACGCGGCGAATTTGATACTGCCTTGGTTCGCCACGTTTACGATGTCTGGCGGATCGCTGGAAGCCAGCCCGATGCCATAGAACCCGCCAGCCAGATTTTTGCAGCGCTGGTCCAAAAGGATGCGGAAGAATTCAAGGGACAGCATCCGGAATTCGACCAGGCCCCATACACGGTGCTTCGGCGAAGCCTGGCCTCTGCTGCAACCCACGAAGGGCTGAAAATGAACTTCGAACAGCGCCTGAAGCCGCTGCTCTACGCTGTGGATAAACCGGATTTCCAGACCTGCTATGTCGCTTTCGCTGCTGTCGCAGAGCGACTACTGAATCAAAATCAGCTCAGATAA
- a CDS encoding AAA family ATPase, with amino-acid sequence MTEQIEPAGSQAHAAQQRQRASQLAQAIRTELHKAVVGQAAVIDDVLTALIAGGHVLLEGVPGLGKTLLVRALARCFSGEFARIQFTPDLMPSDVTGHAVYDLQTEQFNLRKGPVFTNLLLADEINRAPAKTQAALLEAMQERQVTLEGRALPIAQPFMVLATQNPIEQEGTYPLPEAELDRFMLKVRMDYPDAEQELNMVRQVSRSTRADMLDVQPLRTVLQAKDVQALQRIASDLPMDDQVLDYAVRLARTTRSWPGLSLGAGPRASIALVRCARARALLRGGDFVVPDDIKGCALAVLRHRVRLAPELDIEGLSVDQVLGQLLDQVPAPRL; translated from the coding sequence ATGACTGAACAAATCGAACCTGCCGGCAGCCAGGCCCACGCCGCCCAACAGCGCCAGCGCGCCAGTCAACTGGCCCAGGCCATCCGCACCGAGCTGCATAAAGCGGTGGTCGGTCAGGCTGCGGTGATCGACGATGTGCTCACGGCGTTGATCGCCGGTGGGCATGTGCTGCTCGAAGGGGTTCCCGGGCTGGGCAAGACGCTGTTGGTGCGTGCCCTGGCCCGCTGCTTCAGCGGTGAGTTCGCGCGTATCCAGTTCACCCCCGACCTGATGCCCAGCGATGTCACCGGGCATGCGGTGTACGACTTGCAGACCGAGCAATTCAACTTGCGCAAGGGGCCGGTGTTTACCAACCTTCTGTTGGCGGACGAGATCAATCGCGCGCCGGCCAAGACCCAGGCCGCGCTGCTCGAGGCCATGCAGGAACGCCAGGTGACCCTCGAAGGCCGCGCGTTGCCCATCGCCCAGCCCTTCATGGTGCTCGCCACCCAGAACCCCATCGAACAGGAAGGCACCTACCCGCTGCCGGAAGCCGAGCTCGACCGCTTCATGCTCAAGGTGCGCATGGACTACCCCGATGCCGAGCAGGAACTGAACATGGTGCGCCAGGTCAGCCGCTCGACCCGCGCCGACATGCTCGATGTACAACCTTTGCGCACGGTGTTGCAGGCCAAGGATGTGCAAGCGCTGCAACGCATCGCCAGCGACCTGCCGATGGACGACCAGGTGCTCGACTACGCCGTGCGGCTGGCGCGCACCACCCGCAGTTGGCCGGGGCTGAGCCTGGGCGCCGGGCCGCGCGCCTCGATCGCACTGGTGCGTTGCGCCCGGGCCCGGGCGTTGCTGCGCGGCGGTGACTTCGTGGTGCCGGATGACATCAAGGGCTGTGCCCTGGCCGTGTTGCGCCACCGGGTACGATTGGCGCCCGAGCTGGACATCGAAGGGCTCTCGGTGGATCAGGTATTGGGGCAGTTGCTGGACCAAGTACCGGCGCCGCGCTTGTGA
- a CDS encoding DUF58 domain-containing protein, producing the protein MKPSRLLLIWLAVLLVLGIVLGTLQALGIGVPSYLVSINWGLQLALLTLAILDGVRLKRLPSPHVQRQMPGSLALGRWSDVHLVITHDVHQPLNVEVFDHVPNGLDFEYLPLTVELQPGQHSQVGYRLRPLKRGHFIFEHCEINLPSPLGLWTDKRLLDAVDEIRVYPDFARLYDGQLLVVDNWLNQLGVRQRQRRGQGMEFHQLREFREGDSLRQIDWKATARHRVPIAREYEDERDQQIIFMLDCGRRMRSQDDELAHFDHALNACLLLSYTALRQGDAVGLSTFASDPPRYLAPAKGQGQLNALLNTVYDLDSSQRPADYQAAVNDLLTRQKRRALVVLVTNLRDEDDADLLTAVKRLGQQHRVLVASLREEALDRLRQTPVQTLPEALAYCGTVEYLNARAELHERMSAHGISVLQARPGELGAELVTLYLGWKKAGNL; encoded by the coding sequence ATGAAGCCCTCGCGCCTGCTGCTGATCTGGCTGGCGGTTCTGCTGGTCCTGGGTATTGTGTTGGGCACGTTGCAAGCACTGGGCATCGGGGTGCCGTCGTACCTCGTGTCGATCAACTGGGGCTTGCAACTGGCCCTGCTGACCCTGGCGATCCTCGACGGCGTGCGCCTCAAGCGCTTGCCGTCGCCGCACGTGCAGCGGCAAATGCCCGGGAGCCTGGCACTGGGTCGCTGGAGCGACGTTCACCTGGTGATCACTCACGACGTTCACCAGCCGCTGAACGTCGAGGTCTTCGATCATGTACCCAACGGCCTGGATTTCGAATACCTGCCACTGACGGTCGAGCTGCAACCCGGCCAACACAGTCAGGTCGGCTACCGCTTGCGTCCGCTCAAGCGCGGGCATTTCATCTTCGAACACTGCGAAATCAATCTACCCAGCCCCCTTGGCCTGTGGACCGACAAACGCCTGCTGGATGCGGTCGATGAAATCCGCGTCTATCCCGATTTCGCCAGGCTCTACGACGGTCAACTGCTGGTGGTGGACAACTGGCTCAACCAGCTCGGCGTGCGCCAGCGCCAACGGCGCGGCCAGGGGATGGAGTTTCATCAACTGCGCGAATTCCGCGAGGGCGACAGCCTGCGCCAGATCGACTGGAAAGCCACCGCTCGCCACCGCGTTCCCATCGCCCGGGAGTACGAGGACGAGCGCGACCAGCAAATCATCTTCATGCTCGATTGCGGCCGGCGCATGCGCAGCCAGGACGACGAGCTGGCGCATTTCGACCATGCCCTCAATGCCTGCCTGCTGCTCAGCTACACCGCACTGCGCCAGGGTGACGCCGTGGGCCTGAGCACCTTCGCCAGCGACCCGCCCCGCTACCTCGCCCCGGCCAAAGGCCAGGGTCAGCTCAACGCGTTGCTCAACACCGTCTACGACCTCGACAGCAGCCAGCGCCCCGCCGACTACCAGGCCGCCGTCAACGACCTGCTGACCCGCCAGAAACGCCGGGCCCTGGTGGTGCTGGTGACCAACCTGCGGGATGAGGACGACGCAGACCTGCTGACGGCGGTCAAACGGCTGGGCCAGCAGCACCGGGTGCTGGTGGCGAGCCTGCGCGAAGAAGCGCTCGACCGGCTACGCCAGACACCGGTGCAGACCTTGCCGGAGGCGTTGGCCTATTGCGGGACGGTGGAGTATTTGAATGCGCGGGCCGAACTACATGAACGGATGAGTGCCCATGGCATTTCTGTACTGCAAGCCCGGCCCGGGGAACTGGGGGCCGAGCTGGTGACGCTGTATCTGGGGTGGAAGAAGGCCGGGAATCTATAA